Proteins encoded together in one Mycobacterium sp. MS1601 window:
- a CDS encoding zinc-binding dehydrogenase gives MTTDTMRAAVWTGDGPALQVETIPVPQPKRGEALVKVTACGVCHTDLHVMKGEVAFPSPAVLGHEISGSVVALGPDTEPARGVDVGAKVVGAFIMPCGECRQCQRGRDDMCLPFFAQNRLKGTLYDGTTRLERADGSPLAMYSMAGLAEYSVVPVNALAPLHGDVPDVEAAVLGCAFFTAYGAVHQTAALQAGETVAVVATGGVGTAIVQLARAAGAETVIAVDISDEKLQAAKKLGADHVVNSAAGDAVAQVRELTGGAGVDVAFEVLGRQQTFEQAVKMLTDGGRMVAVGIAAGQSTANVEITPLVRRGYRIMGSFGGRTRADLPAVIDLAATGVFSVQDTVTRTYSLDSADEAFQALARGEIQGRAVISMTS, from the coding sequence CCAAGCGGGGCGAGGCACTGGTCAAGGTCACCGCATGCGGGGTCTGCCACACCGACCTGCACGTCATGAAAGGCGAAGTGGCATTCCCGTCTCCCGCGGTGTTGGGCCACGAGATCTCCGGCTCCGTCGTTGCGCTCGGGCCTGACACGGAACCGGCCCGGGGTGTCGATGTCGGCGCCAAGGTGGTCGGCGCGTTCATCATGCCGTGCGGTGAATGTCGGCAGTGCCAGCGCGGGCGCGACGACATGTGCCTGCCGTTCTTTGCCCAGAACCGGCTCAAAGGCACCCTCTATGACGGCACCACCCGACTGGAGCGCGCCGACGGTTCGCCGCTGGCGATGTACTCCATGGCCGGTCTGGCCGAGTACTCGGTGGTGCCGGTGAACGCACTGGCCCCGCTGCACGGCGACGTTCCGGACGTCGAGGCCGCCGTTCTGGGGTGCGCTTTCTTCACGGCGTACGGCGCGGTGCACCAGACCGCGGCCCTGCAGGCCGGCGAAACCGTCGCCGTGGTGGCCACCGGGGGAGTGGGCACCGCCATCGTTCAGCTGGCCCGCGCAGCCGGCGCCGAGACCGTCATCGCCGTCGACATCAGCGATGAAAAGCTGCAAGCCGCAAAGAAACTGGGCGCCGATCACGTCGTCAACTCCGCCGCCGGAGACGCGGTGGCCCAGGTCAGGGAACTCACCGGCGGTGCCGGAGTGGACGTCGCGTTCGAGGTGCTCGGTCGTCAGCAGACCTTCGAGCAGGCTGTCAAGATGCTCACCGACGGCGGCCGCATGGTCGCGGTGGGTATCGCGGCCGGCCAGTCGACGGCCAATGTGGAGATCACGCCGCTGGTGCGCCGCGGCTACCGCATCATGGGTTCCTTCGGCGGCCGTACCCGCGCGGACCTGCCTGCGGTGATCGACCTCGCCGCCACCGGCGTATTCTCGGTCCAGGACACCGTCACCCGGACCTACTCACTGGACTCCGCCGACGAAGCATTTCAGGCGTTGGCACGAGGTGAGATCCAGGGGCGAGCGGTGATCAGTATGACCTCCTGA